GAGTACAAACGCTCTCACAGAAGCGAGTGAGGAAGATGAGGGCGATTTCGTGGTACCTAGAATGGGGGTTGATGTTATGGACTTAAAAGCAGATTTGGATACGGAATTGTTATCAGATGGAAGACATcaaatagagaaagaaatcaatACTGTTAAAGGTCAATTGACGCAACCTATGTACGATCTATTAGTGTCTGATTCGCTAACGAAGGAGAATTTATTGCAAGTTAGTGATAAGGTGAACCCTTCGACAGTGGAGAATAAGTTTGTGCTTCTTAAAAGACGGTACTACGTACACGATAATTTACTTCACGATGTGAAAAGACGAGATCTTGTGGTATATGAGCCTAACAAATTGTTTGATCTCATCATATCCACACATATTCTTAACAACCATGCTTCTCCCAAAGTTGTCTACAATATTCTTTCGAGCTACTACGCCAATGTGACTCAGTATTTTTGCAAGCTGGCGACTTCttattgttcaaaatgtaTCAAGGAAGGGTCATCTAAACAGCAtaaaaaattcaaacaCGAGAATATACACGCCAACTTGGTTCCCTTAGGACGGTGTCATATTGAGATATTTGCCCCCTTTGATCCTGAAACTGAGGGCTCGCCGTTGAAAATTGAGAACAAGTATCCTTATGTGCTGTATTGTAGAGATTATTATTCGAGATATGTTTGGTTAGAACCTTTGAAGAGCGTCCAATTGTCGACATTACTTCCTACAATGGCCAAGCTCTTCTTTACTATGGTACGGATGCCAATATTTATCGATACTTGTACGTTGGACAAGCAGGATATGTTTGACGTTTGTGAGCACATTGCTAGAAAGTACAAAATCAAGATTGGGCTAGGAATGAATAGTTCTACTAGTTTCCAAAAGAGTGGTATAAAGAGATTAAAGACCTTATTGCTTCAGAACAAGAAGGCTTGTTTGAAAGATTGGAATATGTGCTTGAAATTAGCGGTTCACCGAATCAATCAAACATATTGTGATAGGGTTCGTGGGGTTCCAAGCGACATGTTATGCGCATCGATCCCTAACCTTAACCGAAAATTCAGAACATTACAAAGGAGAATAATAGCTACCCTTATGGGACACCATGTTGTGcagtttgaagaaacaggAGGGATGATCTATTTGGAAGACCAGAATAATCCTAATCTATTATCGTTTGAGGATTTTGACGATGGCGAAGAACaggatgaggaagatgatgaggaagaggaggaagaagaggaggaagaagaggaagaggatgaTGCCAATTCCGATAGTCCTGTAGAATCAATCCAtccattgaaaaagagaaatcAGGAAGGGCAGTACGACATTGcgacaaagaagaaacataaATCTAATAGCTAATGAAAGGTGTAAAAAAGATACCTAAAATATGAAGAATGAAAGTTACTCAGTAGCATCATAACGTCGTTGGCAAAAAATGTTTAACAGATAAAAGAATACATCTATCGAAACTGAAAACTTTTAAAAATATGTAAAATATACTTACTATATTTATCCATCCTTCTATGGAGGAAAATGTCTTTTGTAATTGAACGCATGTAATAatactatattatatttgaGGACTCCGTCCAATGCAGAGTAGAAAtgaagtgaagaagaaacggaagaaaaaaattgttcAAAGTAGAACCTTCCTTTGCAATTGCccttgatgaagaaacaaattctTTATAACGAGTGGTCATTGTTTTACAATATTTCAGAGCAGAAAGGTAAGTGAAAGTCTGCgcttttcttctgtaaACAGAAAACATAAAAAGGCGCTGGAATAGAAGGGAGGGGATGAAAGATCAAAAATGCTTATAGTAGAAATACAAataaaatcatcatcatcatttaaTCACGATACCTGTCGTAAAACTCTCTGTGGAACTTTTCCCATGCGTCAACCCATTCAGTTCCAGGAGGCAAGAAAGTGGTTCTTAGATGGTAAGTCCCTGGTACTTGACCGAAACCAGAACCAGGCACTGTACAGATACCAGTGTGTTCTAGTAGTTCACTACAATAGAATTCATCTGGTTCCATTTCCTTGTGTGAAGCTTCTTGGATGGCCTTGAAAGGAAGATCTAGCTTGGGGTACAAGTACATAGCACCTTGAGGCTTACGGCATTCGATACCTTCTAAGCGAGAGAAGGTTTCAAACAATTTAGTGGCACGCTCTTCCAATGCTTCGTGAATGTGATTacgttgttgttgatcttgTTCGTATGAGGCATCACCCGGTTTTGGAGGAGAGACCATGAGGTCGACCAAGGCTTGACCGGTAACGACAGGACATAGGGAGATAGAGGCCAACTTTAAGAACACTTGTCTAATTTCATGGCTGAAGCCAACCAATTCCATGTAGCCACCTCTTTGACCACATTCACCAGACACACCCTTGGAGATCGAGTGCAAGGAAGCCAATTGGACGTTGTCGAATTTACCGTGGTGAACTTTTTGCAAGTTTCTGAgcaccttcttcatcgaatTGAACTTGGAGCCcttgaaaatattttcTTGGTAAACTTCATCAGCAATGACAACGATACCGTATTTGGCAGCGATTTCAAAGATCGATTCGATAGCGTTGACGGACAAGATAGCACCTGTTGGGTTACCTGGGTTAATAACGACCAAACAGGTTGGTTTGACACCCTTTTTAATAGCATCTTGGACGACttcttcaatctcttcTGGGTCGGTGGACCAGTTCTCCTCTTCTCTTAGGTAGTATGGAAGAGGTTTTGAATTGTTCAACGCCAATGAAGCTGTGTACAATGGATACTGTGGGATAGGGATCAACACACCAGTACTAGGGCCCTTACATAGCATGGAAAGGATGTATGAAACTGCGGCGGAAGCACCTGCAGTCAAGAAAATATCTTCAGGATATGCAATTTCGCCGTCATCTCTCTTGGTGATGAAACTGGCGACGGTCTCACGAATACCTTGCACACCCTGTGATTGCGAATACGCACCAACAGAACCACCAACTTCCTCCAGAAGCTTTCTGGCACGCTGAATGGAGTCGATTTTGTAAAGAGACAACAAAGTCTCGTCGGCTTCGTCCAGCAACTCTGGGTGCTGCAGTAGAGACAAGACCTCTCTGTAGAAAGTCAATGGCTTTTGGTCCAACTGTTGAGGATTACCGATGTTGGCGTTGatgatcttcttgaaagGCAGCGAAGCTGGgtctttcttcaactgaGCCTTCAACTCTTCGGCTCTCATAGGAATTCTACCTCTAACAGCGTACTTAGCCTTCAAGATGTTTTCGTTCACATCATCAAGAGTGAGCTTTGGAGCTGGTTTCGGGCTCGTGGAgtaattattatattgttGTAAATTTGATATCGATGGCATAACAACTATTCTTAATGTAGCACTAGACGTAGATGCACTTACTATACTGCTTGCTTTCAAAGTTAGCTTGAACACACCAAGTTGGGACTTAGCGTTCAAACAAGTTCTGGCAGACAACATGGCGAAAGGattaaaagtaaaagaCTAGACGAATGGATTGCCAAAAGTATTTATTCAAAATGCGTAACTTCAAAACAAAGCTCCAATGAATGacaattcttcaaactgAA
This genomic interval from Kluyveromyces marxianus DMKU3-1042 DNA, complete genome, chromosome 4 contains the following:
- the FOB1 gene encoding replication fork barrier binding protein FOB1 — translated: MTANDLNEQNEFKSTNALTEASEEDEGDFVVPRMGVDVMDLKADLDTELLSDGRHQIEKEINTVKGQLTQPMYDLLVSDSLTKENLLQVSDKVNPSTVENKFVLLKRRYYVHDNLLHDVKRRDLVVYEPNKLFDLIISTHILNNHASPKVVYNILSSYYANVTQYFCKLATSYCSKCIKEGSSKQHKKFKHENIHANLVPLGRCHIEIFAPFDPETEGSPLKIENKYPYVLYCRDYYSRYVWLEPLKSVQLSTLLPTMAKLFFTMVRMPIFIDTCTLDKQDMFDVCEHIARKYKIKIGLGMNSSTSFQKSGIKRLKTLLLQNKKACLKDWNMCLKLAVHRINQTYCDRVRGVPSDMLCASIPNLNRKFRTLQRRIIATLMGHHVVQFEETGGMIYLEDQNNPNLLSFEDFDDGEEQDEEDDEEEEEEEEEEEEEDDANSDSPVESIHPLKKRNQEGQYDIATKKKHKSNS
- the ALT2 gene encoding alanine transaminase ALT2, with the protein product MLSARTCLNAKSQLGVFKLTLKASSIVSASTSSATLRIVVMPSISNLQQYNNYSTSPKPAPKLTLDDVNENILKAKYAVRGRIPMRAEELKAQLKKDPASLPFKKIINANIGNPQQLDQKPLTFYREVLSLLQHPELLDEADETLLSLYKIDSIQRARKLLEEVGGSVGAYSQSQGVQGIRETVASFITKRDDGEIAYPEDIFLTAGASAAVSYILSMLCKGPSTGVLIPIPQYPLYTASLALNNSKPLPYYLREEENWSTDPEEIEEVVQDAIKKGVKPTCLVVINPGNPTGAILSVNAIESIFEIAAKYGIVVIADEVYQENIFKGSKFNSMKKVLRNLQKVHHGKFDNVQLASLHSISKGVSGECGQRGGYMELVGFSHEIRQVFLKLASISLCPVVTGQALVDLMVSPPKPGDASYEQDQQQRNHIHEALEERATKLFETFSRLEGIECRKPQGAMYLYPKLDLPFKAIQEASHKEMEPDEFYCSELLEHTGICTVPGSGFGQVPGTYHLRTTFLPPGTEWVDAWEKFHREFYDRYRD